The Pasteurella multocida genome contains a region encoding:
- a CDS encoding zinc ribbon domain-containing protein, with product MALHRCPECRHKVSESALSCPNCGFSFKEEDLAVYRQKLEERRLHNQEINKQSAKLHLVWFLIFALVIGIASWIVN from the coding sequence ATGGCATTACACCGTTGCCCTGAATGTCGGCATAAAGTCAGCGAAAGCGCACTCAGTTGCCCAAATTGTGGCTTTTCATTTAAAGAGGAAGATTTGGCCGTTTACCGTCAAAAATTAGAAGAACGACGGTTACATAACCAAGAAATTAATAAACAAAGTGCGAAATTGCATCTTGTTTGGTTTCTGATCTTTGCACTGGTTATTGGGATTGCAAGTTGGATCGTCAATTAA
- the pmbA gene encoding metalloprotease PmbA, with protein sequence MQNTEKSTALLKQQEQTLREAVHYAVDMAQKAGATAEVAVTKVSGLSVSTRLQEIENVEFTNDGALGISVYLGNQKGNASTSDLSPEAIKNTVEAAISIAKYTSPDECAGLADYDLMAFDAPDLALYHAADIDVEKATALALETEQAALNYDKRIVNSEGAAFNSHTGVRVYGNTHGMLQSYLSSRYSLSCSVIAGVEDQLERDYEYTISRDLNQLESASWVGEHCAKKTLSRLQPQKMATQQVPVIFLNDVATGLISHLTAAISGGNLYRKSSFLLDHLGKQVLPDWFHISEQPHLIGQLASSPFDSEGVRTQCREIIKQGTLQTYLLTSYSGKKLGMRSTGHAGGIHNWLVKPNTTGGLTTLLRQMGTGLLVTDLMGQGVNLVTGDYSRGAAGFWVENGEIQYPVAEITIAGQLKEMLRNIVAVGDDIEHRSNIQTGSILLEHLKVSGN encoded by the coding sequence ATGCAAAATACAGAAAAATCGACCGCACTTTTGAAACAACAAGAGCAAACATTGCGTGAAGCAGTGCATTATGCTGTGGATATGGCACAAAAAGCAGGAGCGACTGCAGAAGTGGCGGTCACAAAGGTCAGTGGATTGTCCGTTTCTACCCGTTTACAAGAGATTGAAAATGTCGAATTTACTAACGATGGTGCGTTAGGGATTTCGGTTTATTTAGGAAATCAAAAAGGCAATGCTTCGACGTCGGATTTAAGCCCTGAGGCGATCAAAAACACTGTCGAAGCGGCAATATCCATTGCCAAATATACGTCGCCAGATGAGTGTGCGGGATTGGCGGATTATGACTTAATGGCATTTGATGCGCCTGATTTAGCCCTTTATCATGCAGCGGATATTGATGTGGAAAAGGCGACGGCATTAGCATTGGAAACTGAGCAGGCGGCGTTAAATTATGATAAACGTATTGTCAACAGTGAAGGTGCTGCGTTTAATTCACATACTGGAGTGCGTGTTTATGGAAATACACACGGGATGTTACAAAGTTATTTATCCAGTCGCTATTCGTTATCTTGTTCTGTCATTGCTGGTGTAGAAGATCAGCTAGAACGAGATTATGAATATACGATTTCTCGTGACTTGAATCAGTTAGAAAGTGCGAGTTGGGTAGGAGAGCATTGTGCGAAGAAAACCCTGTCTCGTTTACAACCACAAAAAATGGCAACCCAGCAAGTTCCAGTCATTTTTTTGAATGATGTAGCAACGGGGCTTATTAGTCATTTAACCGCCGCGATTAGTGGGGGGAACTTATACCGTAAATCAAGTTTTCTGTTAGATCATTTAGGGAAGCAAGTGCTACCCGATTGGTTCCACATTAGTGAACAACCTCATTTAATCGGACAACTCGCCTCTTCGCCTTTTGATAGTGAAGGCGTGCGCACTCAATGTCGTGAAATTATTAAGCAAGGCACTTTACAAACTTATTTGTTGACCAGTTATAGTGGGAAAAAATTAGGCATGCGAAGCACGGGACATGCTGGGGGCATTCATAACTGGTTAGTGAAGCCAAATACCACGGGCGGATTGACCACCTTATTACGCCAGATGGGAACCGGATTGCTGGTAACCGATTTAATGGGGCAAGGGGTAAATTTAGTTACTGGTGATTATTCACGTGGTGCAGCTGGTTTCTGGGTAGAAAATGGCGAAATTCAATATCCTGTGGCAGAAATTACTATTGCGGGTCAATTGAAAGAGATGTTACGCAATATCGTTGCCGTTGGTGATGATATTGAACATCGCTCGAATATCCAAACAGGATCAATTTTATTAGAGCATCTCAAAGTGTCTGGAAATTAA
- the hpt gene encoding hypoxanthine phosphoribosyltransferase — MKKHHVGILISEQDVRARIQTLGREITQYYQQKAVEKVIVVGLLRGSFMFMADLVRELNLPVEIEFMTTSSYGSGMTTNHDVKISKDLDGDIKGEHVLIIEDIIDTGYTLQKVREILKLREPASLRICTLLDKPSRREVEVPVEWVGFSIPDEFVVGYGIDYAQRYRNLGYIGHVVLEE; from the coding sequence ATGAAAAAACATCATGTTGGTATTTTAATCTCGGAACAAGACGTACGTGCACGTATTCAAACGCTTGGTCGTGAAATTACGCAATATTACCAACAAAAAGCAGTCGAGAAAGTCATTGTTGTTGGGCTCTTACGTGGTTCGTTTATGTTTATGGCAGATTTAGTGCGTGAGCTGAATTTACCGGTAGAAATCGAATTTATGACCACCTCTAGTTATGGTTCAGGCATGACGACCAATCACGATGTAAAAATCAGTAAAGATCTGGATGGTGACATTAAAGGTGAGCATGTTTTAATTATCGAAGATATTATCGATACAGGTTACACCTTACAAAAAGTGCGTGAGATTCTGAAATTACGTGAACCTGCCTCGCTGCGCATTTGTACCTTGTTAGATAAGCCGTCACGTAGAGAAGTGGAAGTGCCGGTGGAATGGGTAGGATTTAGTATCCCTGATGAATTTGTGGTGGGTTATGGCATTGATTATGCACAACGTTATCGTAATTTAGGGTATATTGGCCATGTGGTCTTAGAAGAATAA
- the artM gene encoding arginine ABC transporter permease ArtM: protein MFQDYFMVIAQGIPTSLLLTFVSLVVAFFLALLLTFGLSIGNKLVKCGIHTYLTLFTGTPLLVQFFLIYAGPGQFEWLVDSALWPLLSNAWFCAMLTLALNSAAYSTLLFHGAVKAISKGQWESCAALGLTRMETLKILIPYALKRALPSYSNEIILVFKGTALASTITIMDIMGYARQLYGTEYDALTIYGIAGMIYLIITAIATLLLRKLESKVLSFERLEVEKA, encoded by the coding sequence ATGTTTCAAGACTATTTTATGGTGATTGCACAAGGTATTCCCACCAGTTTGTTATTAACCTTTGTTTCGCTTGTTGTTGCTTTCTTTTTAGCTTTATTACTGACATTTGGCTTGTCTATCGGCAATAAACTAGTCAAGTGCGGTATTCACACTTATTTAACCTTGTTTACGGGCACCCCATTATTAGTGCAATTTTTCTTAATTTATGCCGGTCCTGGTCAGTTTGAATGGTTAGTTGACAGTGCATTGTGGCCATTGTTATCGAATGCGTGGTTTTGTGCGATGCTAACATTGGCGTTAAATAGTGCAGCCTATTCGACGTTACTGTTTCATGGTGCAGTGAAAGCGATTAGCAAAGGACAATGGGAAAGTTGTGCCGCATTGGGTTTAACGCGAATGGAAACATTAAAAATTTTAATTCCTTATGCGCTAAAAAGAGCATTGCCTTCTTATAGCAATGAAATCATTCTCGTGTTTAAAGGTACAGCATTAGCCTCGACGATCACCATTATGGATATTATGGGGTATGCCAGACAGCTATATGGAACAGAATATGATGCGTTAACAATTTACGGGATTGCCGGCATGATTTATTTAATCATTACCGCTATTGCGACCCTACTATTACGTAAATTGGAAAGTAAAGTCCTCTCTTTTGAGCGTCTTGAAGTAGAAAAAGCCTAA
- the yjgA gene encoding ribosome biogenesis factor YjgA yields MAKRGKNKIEWDNTDWEQEEEEIIWVSKSEIKRDAEALKKLGEKLVDLTKAKLEKIPLEEKLLEAIELAQRLQKEARRRQLQYIGKLLRNIDVEPIQDALEKLENKHQQQQAMLHKLEMLRDTLIDTPEAITQFLEQHPDADRQHLRNLVRAAQKEKAQNKPPKAYREIFQYLKDFMLED; encoded by the coding sequence ATGGCAAAACGCGGCAAAAATAAAATTGAGTGGGACAATACTGACTGGGAACAAGAAGAAGAGGAAATCATTTGGGTCAGTAAAAGCGAAATTAAGCGCGATGCCGAAGCATTAAAAAAACTCGGTGAGAAACTGGTTGACCTCACCAAAGCAAAATTAGAAAAGATTCCGCTTGAAGAGAAGTTACTTGAGGCAATTGAACTTGCACAACGTTTACAAAAAGAAGCAAGACGTCGCCAATTACAATATATCGGCAAATTACTTCGCAATATCGATGTTGAGCCGATCCAAGATGCCTTAGAAAAACTGGAAAATAAACATCAACAGCAACAAGCGATGTTACATAAGCTCGAAATGTTACGTGATACCTTGATTGACACCCCTGAAGCAATCACGCAATTTCTTGAACAACATCCCGATGCGGATCGCCAACATTTACGTAATCTAGTTCGGGCAGCGCAAAAAGAAAAAGCACAAAATAAACCGCCTAAAGCTTACCGTGAAATTTTCCAATACTTAAAAGACTTCATGCTTGAAGACTAA
- the hflC gene encoding protease modulator HflC gives MRKFLTPVIVVIAAILYSSIVIVSEGTRGIMLRFSKVHRDADNKVVVYNPGLHFKIPFIDSIKILDARIRTLDGQADRFVTVEKKDLLVDSYVKWRISDFGRFYTATGGGDYAQASNLLRRKVNDRLRSETGSRTIKDIVSGTRGELMEGARKALNTGPDSTAELGIEVVDVRVKQINLPDEVSSSIYQRMRAERDAVAREHRSQGREKAAFIQADVDRKVTLILANANRTAQELRGSGDATAAKVFSDAFSQEPQFYSFLRSLKAYESSFANSDNMMILKPDSDFFRFMQAPTK, from the coding sequence ATGCGTAAATTTTTAACCCCTGTCATCGTTGTGATTGCTGCAATTTTATATTCCAGCATTGTGATTGTCTCAGAAGGGACCCGTGGCATTATGTTGCGTTTTAGTAAAGTCCATCGTGATGCTGATAATAAAGTGGTGGTGTATAATCCGGGTTTACATTTTAAAATTCCATTTATTGATTCGATCAAAATTTTAGATGCACGTATTCGTACGCTTGATGGTCAAGCGGATCGTTTTGTGACCGTTGAGAAGAAAGATCTACTTGTGGATTCTTATGTCAAATGGCGTATTAGTGATTTTGGTCGTTTTTATACGGCGACAGGTGGTGGCGATTATGCCCAAGCGTCCAATTTATTACGCCGTAAAGTCAATGACCGTTTACGTTCTGAAACGGGGTCGAGAACCATTAAAGACATTGTATCAGGCACACGTGGTGAATTGATGGAGGGTGCGCGTAAAGCATTAAATACGGGACCGGACAGTACAGCAGAATTAGGCATTGAAGTAGTGGATGTGCGTGTCAAACAAATCAACCTGCCTGATGAAGTGTCTTCATCGATTTATCAACGTATGCGTGCAGAACGTGATGCGGTCGCGCGTGAACATCGTTCACAAGGTCGTGAAAAAGCTGCCTTTATTCAAGCCGATGTGGATCGTAAAGTGACCCTTATTCTGGCAAATGCCAATCGTACTGCACAAGAATTGCGAGGTTCAGGTGATGCGACCGCCGCAAAAGTATTTTCTGATGCCTTTTCACAAGAGCCGCAGTTCTATAGTTTTTTAAGAAGTTTAAAAGCCTATGAAAGCAGTTTCGCGAATTCAGATAATATGATGATTTTGAAACCGGACAGTGATTTCTTCCGTTTCATGCAAGCACCGACGAAATAA
- the artP gene encoding arginine ABC transporter ATP-binding protein ArtP, with amino-acid sequence MAIRVKNLNFFYGSSQALFDINLSAEEGDTVVLLGPSGAGKSTLIRTLNLLEVPASGELIIANSQFDLSEAKTNPKQICRLRQDVGMVFQQYHLWPHLTVIENLIEAPKKVLKLSDEQARSEALELLKRLRLAQFADRFPLHLSGGQQQRVAIARALMMKPQVLLFDEPTAALDPEITAQVVDIIKELQQTGITQVIVTHEVGVAKKVATKVVYMEQGHIIEMGDASCFTNPKTEQFKQYLSH; translated from the coding sequence ATGGCAATTCGTGTTAAAAATTTAAATTTTTTTTATGGTTCTTCCCAAGCGTTGTTTGACATTAATTTAAGTGCAGAAGAAGGCGACACTGTCGTATTATTGGGACCAAGTGGTGCTGGAAAAAGCACTTTGATTCGTACCCTAAATTTACTCGAAGTGCCTGCATCGGGTGAACTGATTATCGCAAACAGTCAATTTGATTTGTCTGAAGCGAAGACCAATCCAAAACAAATTTGCCGTTTACGTCAAGATGTCGGTATGGTTTTTCAGCAATATCACCTTTGGCCACATTTAACGGTAATTGAAAATTTAATTGAAGCCCCGAAGAAAGTGCTTAAGTTAAGTGACGAACAAGCCAGATCTGAGGCGTTAGAATTATTAAAACGGTTACGTTTAGCACAATTTGCCGATCGTTTTCCGCTTCATTTGTCAGGCGGTCAACAACAACGTGTCGCAATTGCTCGTGCTTTAATGATGAAACCGCAAGTGTTACTGTTTGATGAACCAACGGCTGCCTTAGATCCAGAAATTACCGCACAAGTCGTGGATATTATTAAAGAATTGCAGCAAACGGGCATTACGCAAGTGATTGTGACGCATGAAGTGGGCGTTGCGAAAAAAGTCGCCACAAAAGTGGTGTACATGGAACAAGGTCATATTATTGAAATGGGTGATGCGAGCTGTTTTACCAACCCAAAAACAGAACAATTTAAACAATATTTATCACACTAA
- a CDS encoding lysine/arginine/ornithine ABC transporter substrate-binding protein yields the protein MKKLLLTALLASTALAANAKEITFAMEPSYPPFELTNEKGEIIGFDVDIANAICKEIQATCHFKGQAFDSLITGLRSKHFDAAISAIDITEARAKQVSFSDPYYDSSSSFISVKGKVDDLAQAKKVGVQNGTTYQQYIVAEAKQYQPVPYASLQNAILDLKNGRIDVIFGDTAVLVDMLAKEQSLAFVGDKVTNKKYFGNGFGIAVNKASKDLLDDLNKGLATIKANGEYQKIYDKWMTK from the coding sequence ATGAAAAAACTACTGTTAACCGCACTTTTAGCCAGCACGGCATTAGCTGCCAATGCAAAAGAGATCACCTTTGCGATGGAACCAAGTTACCCACCTTTTGAGTTAACGAATGAAAAAGGGGAGATTATTGGTTTTGATGTGGATATTGCGAATGCGATCTGTAAAGAGATCCAAGCGACTTGTCATTTTAAAGGACAAGCCTTTGATAGTTTAATTACCGGTTTACGTTCTAAACATTTTGATGCGGCAATCTCTGCGATTGATATTACCGAAGCGCGTGCGAAACAAGTGAGTTTTAGCGATCCTTACTATGACAGCTCTTCTAGCTTTATTTCAGTGAAAGGGAAAGTGGACGATTTAGCCCAAGCGAAAAAAGTGGGTGTGCAAAATGGTACTACTTATCAGCAATATATCGTCGCAGAAGCGAAACAGTATCAACCTGTACCTTATGCCAGTTTACAAAATGCGATTCTTGACTTAAAAAATGGACGTATTGATGTGATTTTTGGTGATACTGCAGTGTTAGTCGATATGCTTGCTAAAGAACAAAGTTTAGCTTTCGTCGGTGACAAAGTGACGAATAAAAAATACTTTGGTAACGGTTTTGGTATTGCAGTCAATAAAGCGAGTAAAGACTTGTTAGATGACCTAAATAAAGGATTAGCCACCATTAAAGCAAATGGTGAATACCAAAAAATTTATGATAAATGGATGACGAAATAA
- the hflK gene encoding FtsH protease activity modulator HflK, with amino-acid sequence MSLNGSDQDPWGKPGQKKPESQRPDNEGGQPNWNDNQSGRKQNNQEQSPPDIEEIFNNLLKKLGGSGNGGKRNNSHSGGSLNLGKLLPIAAVIGAIVWGVSGFYTVKEAERGVVMRFGELHAIVQPGLNWKPTFIDRVIPVNVEQVKELRTQGSMLTQDENMVKVEMTVQYRVHDPAKYLFSVTNADDSLNQATDSALRYVIGHMSMDDILTTGRSVVRENTWKTLNTIIEPYNMGLEVVDVNFQSARPPEEVKDAFDDAIKAQEDEQRYIREAEAYAREREPIARGDAQRILEEATAYKDRVVLDAKGEVERFERLLPEFKAAPELLRERLYIQTMEKVMANTPKVMLDGNSGNNLTVLPLEQILKGQQTKGKSTNATSEEVRPVFRAETPNVMPTQTSTSSTRQENTRQGRFN; translated from the coding sequence ATGTCATTGAACGGTTCAGATCAAGATCCTTGGGGCAAACCCGGACAGAAAAAACCTGAGAGTCAGCGTCCTGATAATGAAGGCGGTCAGCCGAATTGGAATGATAACCAGTCAGGTCGTAAGCAAAACAATCAAGAGCAATCACCACCTGATATTGAAGAGATTTTTAATAATCTGCTGAAAAAATTAGGCGGTTCAGGGAATGGCGGTAAACGCAATAACTCGCATTCTGGTGGATCGTTAAATCTTGGTAAATTATTGCCAATTGCAGCGGTGATTGGTGCAATTGTCTGGGGCGTTAGCGGTTTTTATACTGTCAAAGAAGCAGAACGTGGCGTGGTGATGCGTTTTGGTGAATTACACGCTATTGTTCAACCGGGTTTAAACTGGAAACCGACTTTTATTGACCGCGTGATTCCGGTGAACGTTGAGCAAGTGAAAGAGTTAAGAACACAGGGTTCAATGTTAACGCAAGATGAAAACATGGTGAAGGTAGAAATGACGGTGCAGTATCGTGTTCATGATCCAGCCAAGTATTTATTCAGTGTGACTAATGCGGATGATAGTTTAAATCAAGCCACAGACAGTGCATTACGTTATGTGATTGGTCATATGTCAATGGATGATATTTTAACCACGGGGCGTTCAGTGGTGCGTGAAAACACGTGGAAAACTTTAAACACAATTATTGAGCCTTATAATATGGGACTCGAAGTGGTGGACGTGAACTTCCAATCTGCGCGCCCACCAGAAGAAGTGAAAGATGCGTTCGATGATGCGATTAAAGCGCAAGAAGATGAACAGCGTTATATTCGTGAGGCGGAAGCCTATGCACGTGAGCGTGAGCCAATTGCGCGAGGTGATGCACAGCGTATTCTAGAAGAAGCGACTGCCTATAAAGATCGTGTGGTGTTAGATGCCAAAGGGGAAGTGGAACGTTTCGAACGTTTGCTGCCAGAGTTTAAAGCGGCACCGGAGTTATTACGTGAACGTTTGTATATTCAAACCATGGAAAAAGTGATGGCGAATACACCAAAAGTGATGTTGGATGGCAATAGTGGAAACAATTTGACGGTGTTGCCATTAGAGCAAATTTTGAAGGGACAACAAACGAAAGGGAAGTCAACAAATGCGACCTCAGAGGAAGTGCGTCCAGTGTTCCGTGCCGAGACACCAAACGTGATGCCTACACAAACATCAACATCGTCAACACGACAAGAAAATACTCGCCAAGGGAGATTTAACTAA
- the fecD gene encoding Fe(3+) dicitrate ABC transporter permease subunit FecD produces MAANSKLLTRFKIPFYPTALLLLLILFCLSLQLGTYHLSISEIWQILHHPEDANHFTLMEYRLPRALLAILMGSALAVSGVLVQSVVRNPLASPDILGINNAAGLVAVISLIYFPGLAFYWLPIFAFIGGILSFLLLWLICGLHFRPLKMAIIGVALSALWAAASHYLMLSNPVDINSAMLWLTGSLWGRSWSYLLVVLPWLLVLLPLAFLFCRDLDTLALGENKAATLGVSLHKMQIIVLLLSVALATTAVAICGPIAFLGLVAPHFARHLVGGRHRTLLPAALLLGAILLLISDILARIIAPPVEIPAGVLTAILGAPYFFYLLMRTK; encoded by the coding sequence ATGGCAGCCAATAGCAAACTACTTACACGCTTTAAAATACCTTTTTATCCAACCGCACTTTTGCTGTTGTTGATACTCTTTTGTTTAAGTTTACAGCTAGGCACCTATCATCTCTCTATCAGTGAAATTTGGCAGATTTTACATCACCCTGAAGACGCAAATCACTTTACGTTAATGGAATATCGTTTGCCACGTGCCTTGCTCGCGATCTTAATGGGCAGTGCCTTAGCAGTTTCTGGCGTGTTAGTGCAAAGTGTGGTGAGAAATCCCCTCGCCTCGCCAGATATTCTCGGTATCAACAACGCGGCAGGGCTAGTCGCAGTGATTAGCTTGATTTATTTCCCGGGACTTGCTTTTTACTGGTTACCTATTTTTGCCTTTATTGGTGGCATTTTGTCTTTTCTGTTACTTTGGCTTATTTGTGGTTTACATTTTCGTCCCCTGAAAATGGCGATTATTGGGGTCGCGCTGTCTGCCTTATGGGCTGCAGCAAGCCACTATCTAATGCTATCCAATCCAGTTGATATTAACTCCGCGATGTTATGGTTAACCGGCAGCCTATGGGGACGGAGTTGGTCTTACTTATTGGTGGTGTTACCTTGGTTGCTTGTGCTACTGCCTTTGGCTTTTCTGTTCTGTCGTGATCTGGATACCTTAGCATTAGGCGAAAACAAAGCCGCCACTTTAGGGGTATCCCTTCACAAAATGCAGATCATCGTGTTGCTACTTTCTGTAGCGCTTGCCACCACCGCGGTTGCGATTTGTGGTCCAATCGCATTTCTCGGCTTAGTCGCACCGCACTTTGCTCGCCATTTAGTCGGCGGTCGTCATCGAACCTTATTGCCAGCGGCATTACTGTTAGGAGCAATTTTACTGCTGATTTCAGATATTTTAGCCCGTATTATTGCCCCCCCAGTGGAGATTCCCGCAGGGGTTCTCACCGCAATTTTAGGGGCACCGTATTTTTTCTATTTATTAATGAGAACGAAATAA
- the fecE gene encoding Fe(3+) dicitrate ABC transporter ATP-binding protein FecE: MSLTVEHLQLAYQDKTIVSNLNLRLPSNKVIALIGPNGCGKSTLLKALARLLNPKSGQVKHQEQDIWQITAKSYAKTLAFLPQQHLVPEGIKVRELVAYGRSPYLNLWGKLSEKDEKIVTQAMQITQTDAFAERLATDLSGGQQQRVFLAMTLAQDANIVLLDEPTTYLDLNHQAELMSMMRRLQQQGKTVITVLHDLNQACRYCDYLVVLKQGELIAQGTPHEVMTEHLLKQVFDLNVEIHQDPISFTPMFILKAH, encoded by the coding sequence ATGAGCTTAACCGTAGAACATTTACAACTGGCGTATCAAGATAAAACCATTGTCTCTAATCTCAATTTGCGCTTGCCGAGTAACAAAGTCATTGCGTTAATTGGACCGAATGGCTGCGGAAAATCCACGTTATTAAAAGCGCTTGCGCGTTTGCTGAACCCCAAGTCAGGTCAAGTGAAACATCAAGAGCAAGATATTTGGCAGATCACGGCCAAGTCTTACGCTAAAACCTTGGCGTTTCTACCACAACAACACCTGGTACCAGAAGGTATTAAAGTGCGTGAGTTAGTAGCTTATGGGCGTTCACCGTATTTAAATCTTTGGGGAAAACTCAGTGAAAAAGATGAGAAGATAGTAACACAAGCAATGCAGATAACCCAGACAGACGCATTCGCAGAACGACTCGCTACTGATTTATCCGGAGGACAACAGCAACGCGTTTTTTTAGCGATGACATTAGCACAAGATGCCAATATTGTCTTATTAGATGAACCTACAACTTATCTCGATCTCAACCATCAAGCTGAACTGATGTCAATGATGCGACGCCTACAGCAACAAGGTAAAACGGTCATTACGGTCTTGCATGATCTGAACCAAGCTTGTCGCTATTGTGATTATTTAGTTGTACTTAAACAAGGGGAATTAATTGCCCAAGGCACGCCACACGAGGTGATGACCGAACACTTATTAAAACAGGTGTTTGATCTCAATGTAGAGATTCATCAAGATCCGATCAGTTTCACCCCAATGTTTATTTTGAAAGCGCATTAA
- the lpcA gene encoding D-sedoheptulose 7-phosphate isomerase — protein MYLEQIKAELNEAATVLNKFINDENNMKLIQQAALLISDSFKQGGKVLSCGNGGSHCDAMHFAEELTGRYRENRPGYPAIAISDVSHLSCVSNDFGYEYVFSRYVEAVGQKGDVLFGLSTSGNSKNILNAIKAAKEKGMKVIAMTGKDGGQMAGIADIEIRVPHFGYADRIQEIHIKVIHILMMLIEFEMAKTE, from the coding sequence ATGTATCTAGAACAGATTAAAGCAGAGTTAAATGAAGCTGCGACAGTATTAAATAAGTTTATTAACGATGAAAATAATATGAAATTAATTCAGCAAGCCGCTTTATTAATTTCAGACAGCTTTAAACAAGGCGGGAAAGTGCTTTCTTGCGGAAATGGGGGGTCACATTGTGACGCCATGCATTTTGCGGAAGAATTAACGGGGCGTTATCGTGAAAATCGACCGGGCTATCCTGCGATTGCGATTTCTGATGTAAGTCATTTAAGTTGTGTCAGTAATGATTTTGGTTATGAATATGTCTTTTCACGTTACGTGGAAGCTGTCGGTCAAAAAGGCGATGTGTTATTTGGCTTATCAACGTCGGGTAATTCAAAAAATATCTTAAATGCCATTAAAGCGGCTAAAGAAAAAGGCATGAAAGTGATTGCGATGACTGGGAAAGACGGTGGACAAATGGCGGGCATTGCGGATATTGAAATTCGTGTGCCACATTTCGGTTATGCGGATCGTATCCAAGAAATCCATATTAAAGTTATTCATATTTTGATGATGTTAATTGAATTTGAAATGGCAAAAACAGAATAA
- the artQ gene encoding arginine ABC transporter permease ArtQ — translation MFFDYLSLMYTATLMTLGLAVCSLIVGLMLSIIFVVLETSKWQWIRKPTSVFVTLLRGLPEILVVLLIYFGSTEVVEMLTGEFIQFSAFSCGVFALSIIFAAYASQSLRGAIQAIPLGQWESGAALGLSRGYTFVQIIMPQVWRHALPGLSNQWLVLLKDTALVSLIGVEDLMRQAELVNTVTHQPFTWYGIAALLYLTITLISQFIIRKLEFRFTRFERGVE, via the coding sequence ATGTTTTTTGATTATCTTTCTTTAATGTACACCGCAACCCTAATGACCTTAGGGTTAGCGGTTTGTTCGTTAATTGTTGGTTTAATGTTATCCATTATCTTTGTGGTATTAGAAACCAGCAAGTGGCAATGGATTCGTAAACCAACCTCCGTGTTTGTTACCCTTCTACGTGGCTTACCGGAAATTTTAGTGGTTTTACTGATTTACTTTGGTTCGACCGAAGTCGTGGAAATGCTCACCGGTGAATTTATTCAATTTAGTGCCTTTAGTTGTGGTGTGTTTGCCCTGTCAATTATTTTTGCAGCCTATGCCTCACAGTCTTTGCGGGGAGCCATTCAAGCCATTCCGTTGGGACAATGGGAGTCGGGGGCGGCTTTAGGGTTGAGTCGTGGTTATACCTTTGTACAGATTATTATGCCGCAAGTGTGGCGCCATGCTTTGCCCGGATTGAGTAATCAATGGTTAGTCTTATTGAAAGATACGGCATTGGTTTCGTTAATTGGTGTGGAAGATTTAATGCGTCAAGCCGAGTTAGTGAATACGGTGACTCATCAGCCTTTCACTTGGTATGGCATTGCAGCGTTATTGTATTTGACAATCACCTTAATCAGCCAATTTATTATTCGCAAGTTAGAGTTCCGTTTTACTCGTTTTGAAAGAGGCGTGGAATAA